From the Chitinivorax sp. PXF-14 genome, one window contains:
- the coq7 gene encoding 2-polyprenyl-3-methyl-6-methoxy-1,4-benzoquinone monooxygenase, whose amino-acid sequence MLNLDQLIVHFDKGLRTLLAPAHSVRKHPDEDVPEAEMSDSDKRHAAALMRINHVGEVCAQALYQGQALTARNTQAREALEHAAWEEIEHLAWTERRIDELGGRRSLLNPLWYTGSLAIGVAAGVVGDRWNLGFLAETERQVCRHLDEHLGKLPPDDAKSRAVLAQMRDDEALHATTAVKHGAAELPFPIRMAMKLSSKVMTSTAYWI is encoded by the coding sequence ATGCTGAATCTCGACCAATTGATCGTCCATTTCGACAAGGGGCTGCGTACCTTGCTGGCGCCGGCCCATAGCGTGCGCAAGCATCCGGATGAAGACGTGCCCGAGGCCGAGATGAGTGACTCGGACAAGCGGCATGCCGCAGCGCTGATGCGCATCAACCATGTGGGCGAAGTCTGCGCGCAGGCGCTTTACCAAGGGCAGGCGCTGACGGCACGCAACACGCAGGCGCGAGAGGCGCTTGAACACGCTGCCTGGGAAGAAATCGAGCACCTCGCCTGGACCGAGCGCCGTATCGATGAGCTGGGCGGGCGCCGCAGCCTGCTCAACCCGCTATGGTACACCGGGTCGTTGGCCATTGGCGTGGCCGCCGGGGTGGTGGGGGATCGCTGGAACCTGGGTTTTCTGGCCGAGACCGAGCGCCAGGTATGTCGCCATCTTGACGAACATCTGGGCAAGCTGCCTCCCGATGATGCCAAGAGCCGTGCCGTCCTCGCTCAGATGCGCGATGACGAGGCCCTGCACGCGACAACGGCCGTCAAGCACGGTGCGGCCGAGTTGCCGTTTCCGATCAGAATGGCGATGAAGCTGTCGTCGAAGGTGATGACCAGCACCGCTTACTGGATATGA
- a CDS encoding NADP(H)-dependent aldo-keto reductase, with the protein MQYVSLGENALTVSKICLGSMTWGEQNTEQEAHSQLDYAIGRGVNFIDAAEMYPVPTRAETQGRTESCIGSWLARQDRSKLVLATKVAGPARGLEWLRQGRPIALDGAQIREAVEGSLRRLRTDYIDLYQIHWPARYVPMFGQVGYDPRLERPAPAIREQLEALSRLVEEGKLRHIGVSNETSWGVCQFIRLAEDYGLPRVVSIQNAYSLLNRSFEMGLAETCHMERVGLLAYSPLAFGLLSGKYLDDPAADGRMTRFPRFGGRYQKPGVSEAVREYVALAREHGLSPAQMALAFVNSRWFVASNIVGATSLGQLKENIDSLSLALSDPVVSAIETIHQRYSNPAQ; encoded by the coding sequence ATGCAGTATGTCAGTTTGGGCGAGAACGCGCTTACCGTGTCGAAGATTTGCCTCGGCAGCATGACCTGGGGTGAACAGAATACCGAGCAGGAGGCGCACTCGCAGCTCGACTACGCCATTGGGCGGGGTGTCAATTTCATCGATGCGGCGGAAATGTACCCGGTGCCAACGCGTGCCGAGACCCAGGGACGGACGGAATCCTGCATCGGCAGCTGGCTCGCGCGTCAGGATCGCAGCAAGCTCGTGCTCGCGACCAAGGTCGCAGGCCCTGCGCGCGGCCTGGAATGGCTGCGCCAGGGCCGCCCGATCGCACTCGACGGGGCCCAGATTCGCGAGGCGGTGGAAGGCAGCCTGCGCCGCCTGCGCACCGATTACATCGATCTTTACCAAATCCACTGGCCCGCGCGCTATGTTCCGATGTTCGGCCAGGTCGGCTACGATCCGCGGCTCGAGCGCCCGGCGCCGGCGATCCGGGAGCAGCTGGAGGCGCTATCCCGGCTAGTGGAAGAAGGCAAGCTGCGGCACATCGGCGTCAGCAATGAAACCTCGTGGGGAGTCTGTCAATTCATCCGGCTCGCCGAGGACTACGGCCTGCCTCGCGTGGTCAGCATCCAGAACGCCTACAGCCTGCTGAACCGCAGCTTCGAGATGGGGCTGGCGGAAACCTGCCACATGGAGCGAGTGGGCCTGCTCGCCTACAGCCCCCTGGCCTTCGGCCTGCTGTCGGGAAAATACCTCGACGACCCGGCGGCAGATGGCCGCATGACGCGCTTTCCGCGCTTTGGCGGGCGTTACCAGAAACCTGGCGTGAGCGAGGCCGTGCGGGAATACGTGGCACTTGCCCGCGAGCACGGGCTGAGCCCGGCGCAGATGGCGCTGGCTTTCGTCAATTCGCGCTGGTTCGTCGCCAGCAATATCGTCGGCGCTACCAGCCTGGGCCAGCTCAAAGAGAATATCGACAGCCTGTCGCTGGCGCTCAGCGATCCCGTCGTTTCTGCCATTGAGACGATCCACCAGCGTTATTCGAACCCGGCACAGTAG
- the ppa gene encoding inorganic diphosphatase: MILDRVPAGKDVPNDFNVVVEIPANSSPIKYELDKETGAMFVDRFMGTAMFYPCNYGYVPNTLSEDGDPVDVLVVTPFPLQIGVVVRCRALGMLKMEDEAGVDAKLVAVPVEKLCPMYKDIKSTDDLPELLLSQIAHFFEHYKDLEKGKWVKVQGWADAEAAKQEIVAGVARYEKA; the protein is encoded by the coding sequence ATGATTCTCGACCGCGTACCCGCCGGCAAAGACGTTCCCAACGATTTCAACGTTGTCGTCGAAATCCCAGCCAACAGCTCGCCGATCAAGTACGAACTGGACAAGGAAACCGGCGCCATGTTCGTGGACCGCTTCATGGGCACCGCCATGTTCTACCCCTGCAACTACGGCTATGTGCCCAACACCCTGTCGGAAGATGGCGATCCGGTCGACGTGCTGGTGGTGACGCCCTTCCCGCTTCAGATCGGTGTGGTTGTACGTTGCCGCGCGCTGGGCATGCTGAAGATGGAAGACGAAGCCGGCGTTGATGCCAAGCTGGTTGCCGTGCCGGTCGAGAAGCTGTGCCCGATGTACAAGGACATCAAGTCGACCGACGACCTGCCGGAACTGCTGCTGTCCCAGATCGCTCACTTCTTCGAGCACTACAAGGATCTGGAAAAGGGCAAGTGGGTCAAGGTTCAAGGCTGGGCGGACGCCGAGGCAGCCAAGCAGGAAATCGTTGCTGGCGTGGCACGCTACGAAAAGGCGTAA
- a CDS encoding MalY/PatB family protein, with protein MTFDFDDAPDRRAGDSVKWNKYGSDDVIPMWVADMDFRSPPAVVEALAKRVEQGVFGYSAPLPALADAICTYLAQRHGWQISPDWIVWLPGLVSGLNVVCRAVGQPGDAVMTAIPVYPPFRSAPKLSGRRVIEVALKQEGSHWGWNWPAMEAAVTADTRLLLLCSPHNPVGRVWTRQELMEISAFCERHDLVICSDEIHCDLALDEAGPHLPTAALSADIANRTITLMAPSKTWNVAGLGCAFAIIPDARLRHQVEVAARGIVPHINLLGYVAAEAAYRHGEPWRLALIDYLRGNRDMVMSELDGYRGVSVSPVQATYLAWIDVRALALAHPCKYFEEAGVGLSDGADFGMPGFLRLNFGCARPLLEEGIARFRRAIP; from the coding sequence ATGACCTTCGACTTTGACGATGCACCTGACCGCCGCGCCGGCGACAGCGTGAAATGGAATAAATATGGCTCCGACGACGTCATCCCGATGTGGGTGGCCGACATGGATTTCCGTTCTCCGCCGGCAGTGGTGGAGGCGCTGGCCAAACGCGTCGAGCAAGGCGTATTCGGCTATTCGGCACCGCTGCCGGCACTGGCGGATGCCATTTGCACCTATCTTGCCCAGCGTCACGGCTGGCAGATCAGCCCGGACTGGATCGTCTGGCTGCCGGGTTTGGTCAGCGGGCTCAACGTGGTATGCCGCGCGGTGGGGCAGCCAGGCGACGCTGTGATGACGGCGATCCCGGTGTACCCACCGTTCCGCAGCGCGCCCAAACTCTCGGGGCGGCGAGTCATCGAGGTCGCGTTGAAGCAGGAGGGGAGCCATTGGGGCTGGAATTGGCCGGCCATGGAGGCTGCCGTGACGGCGGATACCCGCCTGCTCCTGCTATGCAGCCCACACAACCCGGTGGGCCGGGTCTGGACACGGCAGGAGCTGATGGAGATCAGCGCCTTCTGCGAGCGTCACGATCTGGTGATCTGCTCGGACGAGATTCATTGTGATCTGGCGCTCGACGAGGCGGGCCCTCATCTGCCGACCGCAGCGCTGTCCGCCGATATTGCCAATCGCACCATCACGCTGATGGCGCCGAGCAAGACCTGGAATGTCGCCGGGCTCGGTTGCGCATTTGCCATCATCCCCGATGCCCGGCTACGACATCAGGTCGAGGTGGCTGCGCGCGGCATCGTGCCGCATATCAATCTGCTTGGCTACGTGGCCGCCGAGGCCGCCTACCGCCATGGCGAACCCTGGCGCCTGGCGTTGATCGACTATCTGCGGGGCAATCGCGACATGGTGATGAGCGAGCTCGACGGCTACCGGGGAGTGAGCGTTTCCCCCGTGCAGGCGACCTACCTGGCGTGGATCGACGTCCGGGCGCTGGCGCTGGCTCATCCGTGCAAGTATTTCGAGGAGGCCGGGGTGGGGCTGTCGGACGGGGCTGATTTTGGCATGCCGGGCTTCCTACGCCTCAATTTCGGCTGCGCCAGGCCATTGCTGGAAGAAGGAATCGCCCGCTTCCGCCGGGCGATTCCTTGA
- a CDS encoding ammonium transporter, with protein MDKLQNGADVLFILLGAIFILAMHAGFAFLELGTVRKKNQVNALVKILTDFAVSGIAYFFVGYAVAYGVDFFSGAKVLAAKSGYELVKFFFLLTFAAAIPAIISGGIAERAKFHPQSIATFLLVGFVYPFFEGIAWNQHYGVQGWLKATFGAEFHDFAGSVVVHAVGGWIALPAVLLLGARRGRYHKDGAISAHPPSSIPFLALGAWILIVGWFGFNVMSAQKLENISGLVAINSLMAMIGGTLVATWMGKNDPGFIHNGPLAGLVAVCAGSDLMHPIGALFVGGMAGALFVAMFTVTQNRWKIDDVLGVWPLHGLCGAWGGIAAGIFGLESLGGMGGVALMPQVIGTLLGISVALVGGFVVYGTLKATVGIRLDAEEEFNGADLSIHKISATPERETSW; from the coding sequence ATGGACAAGCTTCAAAACGGTGCCGACGTACTCTTCATCCTGCTCGGCGCCATCTTCATCCTGGCGATGCATGCTGGCTTCGCCTTCCTCGAGTTGGGCACGGTACGCAAGAAGAACCAGGTCAACGCACTGGTCAAAATCCTGACTGACTTCGCCGTTTCCGGCATCGCCTACTTCTTCGTCGGCTACGCGGTGGCCTACGGCGTGGATTTCTTCAGCGGTGCCAAGGTCCTTGCGGCGAAAAGCGGTTACGAGCTGGTCAAGTTCTTCTTCCTGCTGACCTTTGCCGCCGCCATTCCCGCCATCATTTCGGGCGGCATTGCCGAGCGCGCCAAGTTCCACCCGCAGTCGATCGCTACCTTCCTGCTGGTTGGCTTCGTCTATCCCTTCTTCGAAGGCATCGCCTGGAATCAGCATTACGGTGTACAGGGCTGGCTGAAGGCCACGTTCGGCGCCGAATTCCACGACTTCGCGGGCTCCGTGGTGGTGCACGCCGTCGGCGGCTGGATCGCCCTGCCGGCCGTGCTGCTGCTGGGTGCCCGCCGCGGCCGCTATCACAAGGATGGTGCGATCTCGGCCCACCCGCCGTCGAGTATTCCCTTCCTGGCGCTCGGCGCCTGGATTCTGATCGTCGGCTGGTTCGGCTTCAACGTGATGAGCGCGCAAAAGCTCGAGAACATCTCCGGCCTCGTCGCCATCAACTCGCTGATGGCCATGATCGGCGGCACGCTCGTCGCGACCTGGATGGGCAAGAACGACCCCGGCTTCATCCATAACGGCCCGCTGGCCGGCCTGGTTGCTGTGTGTGCCGGCTCGGACCTGATGCACCCGATTGGTGCGCTATTTGTGGGCGGCATGGCCGGCGCGCTGTTCGTGGCAATGTTCACGGTGACCCAGAACCGCTGGAAGATCGACGACGTACTCGGTGTTTGGCCTTTGCACGGCCTGTGCGGCGCGTGGGGCGGCATCGCTGCAGGCATCTTCGGCCTGGAATCGCTCGGTGGCATGGGCGGTGTGGCGCTGATGCCACAAGTGATCGGCACCCTGCTTGGCATCAGCGTGGCGCTGGTCGGCGGTTTTGTGGTCTACGGCACGCTCAAGGCCACGGTCGGCATCCGCCTCGATGCGGAAGAGGAATTCAACGGCGCCGACCTCAGCATCCACAAGATATCCGCGACACCAGAGCGCGAAACCAGCTGGTAA
- the rpsI gene encoding 30S ribosomal protein S9, which yields MIGKYNYGTGRRKSAVARVFLAAGKGQIIVNGKPLDEYFSRETGRMIVRQPLELTNNTESFDIKVNVTGGGENGQAGAVRHGIARALVDYDEALKPALRKAGLITRDAREVERKKVGLRGARRRKQFSKR from the coding sequence ATGATCGGTAAATACAACTACGGTACCGGCCGTCGCAAGAGCGCTGTTGCTCGTGTGTTCCTGGCTGCTGGCAAGGGCCAAATCATCGTCAACGGCAAGCCGCTGGACGAGTACTTCTCGCGCGAAACTGGCCGCATGATCGTGCGTCAGCCGCTCGAGCTGACCAACAACACCGAATCGTTCGACATCAAGGTCAACGTTACCGGTGGTGGTGAAAATGGTCAGGCCGGCGCGGTTCGCCACGGTATCGCCCGTGCGCTGGTTGACTACGATGAAGCGCTGAAGCCCGCCCTGCGCAAGGCTGGCCTGATCACCCGCGACGCTCGTGAAGTTGAGCGTAAGAAGGTTGGTCTGCGTGGTGCACGTCGCCGCAAGCAATTCTCGAAGCGTTAA
- the rplM gene encoding 50S ribosomal protein L13, whose amino-acid sequence MKTFSAKPHEVKRDWFVVDATDKVLGRLAAEIARRLRGKHKAEYTPHVDTGDYIVVVNVEKLRVTGAKFEDKIYYRHSGYPGGIYQRTFREMQENFPERTLEKAVKGMLPKGPLGYAMLKKLKVYAGGEHPHTAQQPKVLDI is encoded by the coding sequence ATGAAGACCTTTTCCGCCAAGCCGCATGAGGTGAAACGCGACTGGTTCGTCGTGGACGCCACCGACAAGGTGCTCGGCCGCCTGGCAGCCGAAATTGCCCGCCGTCTGCGCGGCAAGCATAAAGCTGAATACACCCCGCACGTTGATACCGGTGACTACATCGTCGTCGTCAACGTCGAAAAGCTGCGCGTCACCGGCGCGAAGTTCGAAGACAAAATCTACTACCGTCACTCTGGCTACCCCGGTGGTATCTACCAGCGCACTTTCCGCGAAATGCAGGAAAACTTCCCGGAGCGCACGCTGGAAAAGGCCGTCAAGGGCATGCTGCCGAAGGGCCCGCTGGGCTACGCGATGCTGAAGAAGCTGAAGGTGTACGCTGGCGGCGAACATCCGCACACTGCACAACAGCCCAAAGTTCTGGACATCTAA
- a CDS encoding OsmC family protein, which translates to MKARIKWVEDVSFLGETGSGHAVLMDGPPEGGGRNLGPRPMEMVLLGTGGCTTYDVIHILKKGRQDVRDCVVEIQAERAETDPKIFTKIHFHFVVTGKGLKPDAVKRAIDLSAEKYCSASIMLGKTADITHDFELVEA; encoded by the coding sequence GTGAAGGCAAGAATCAAGTGGGTTGAGGACGTCAGCTTTCTGGGCGAAACGGGGAGCGGGCACGCGGTATTGATGGATGGCCCGCCGGAAGGCGGGGGGCGCAACCTCGGACCACGCCCGATGGAAATGGTGCTGCTGGGGACTGGCGGTTGCACGACTTACGACGTGATCCACATTCTAAAGAAGGGTCGCCAGGACGTGCGGGACTGCGTGGTTGAAATCCAGGCCGAGCGCGCCGAGACCGACCCGAAAATCTTCACCAAGATTCACTTCCACTTTGTCGTGACCGGCAAGGGCCTCAAGCCTGACGCGGTGAAGCGCGCGATCGACCTGTCGGCGGAAAAATACTGCTCGGCATCGATCATGCTGGGCAAAACGGCGGATATCACGCACGACTTCGAGCTAGTCGAGGCCTGA